From a single Fusarium fujikuroi IMI 58289 draft genome, chromosome FFUJ_chr03 genomic region:
- a CDS encoding related to PITSLRE protein kinase isoforms, with the protein MAFKRKPSSSFGLERRVRPRREDEWVEEPESQGSSSEDDDDDEVEEEGIRGASDDGDDDDEVEEDQEFEEGSEHESEPEQDTPKIDLSSVSFGALAKAQASLPSAGRKSKLKKSTDEDTSKTETPAPRKSTKSKDDPKPKRSSKHAPQEQTSKKPVSRRREILPDNRRQYRDPRFDPLVGRVDEEKASKAYAFLDEYRDKEMADLRAQIKKTKDSYEKDNLKRQLQSMESRKKANMRRQEEERLLKEHRQKEKELVAQGKTPFYLKKSEQKKQLLVNRYEGMSKGQVDRAIERKRKKVAGKEKKELDFLQRGSRPRG; encoded by the exons ATGGCTTTCAAGCGAAAACCGTCATCCTCATTTGGACTGGAGAGAAGAGTGCGACCGAGGAGAGAGGATGAGTGGGTAGAAGAGCCAGAGAGTCAAGGTTCCTCaagtgaggatgatgatgatgatgaggtggaggaggagggcatTCGGGGCGCATCTGAcgacggtgatgatgacgacgaggtAGAGGAAGATCAAGAATTTGAAGAAGGTTCCGAACATGAATCAGAA CCCGAGCAGGACACGCCAAAGATAGACCTCTCATCGGTCTCATTCGGAGCTCTCGCAAAAGCTCAAGCATCATTGCCATCCGCTGGCCGCAAATCAAAATTGAAGAAATCTACGGATGAAGACACTTCAAAAACAGAAACACCAGCGCCTAGAAAATCCACCAAATCAAAGGACGACCCTAAGCCCAAACGATCTTCCAAACACGCTCCGCAAGAACAAACCTCCAAGAAACCCGTATCTCGCCGCCGCGAGATCCTCCCAGATAACCGGCGCCAATATCGCGACCCTCGCTTCGACCCCCTAGTAGGCCGCGTCGACGAAGAAAAAGCCAGCAAAGCCTACGCCTTTCTAGACGAATACCGCGACAAGGAGATGGCCGATCTCCGCGcacagatcaagaagaccaaaGACTCCTACGAGAAGGACAACCTGAAGCGCCAACTCCAATCCATGGAATCTcgcaagaaggccaacatGCGAAgacaggaagaggagaggctgCTAAAGGAGCATCgccagaaggagaaggagcttgTGGCGCAGGGCAAGACGCCGTTCtacctgaagaagagcgaacagaagaagcagttGCTTGTTAACAGATATGAGGGTATGAGTAAGGGACAGGTTGATAGAGCGattgagaggaagaggaagaaggttgctggtaaggagaagaaggagttAGACTTTTTGCAACGGGGATCTCGACCACGAGGATAG
- a CDS encoding putative translation elongation factor eEF1B gamma CAM1-like protein encodes MAFGTLFTRENNCRSTAIRAVAKANDIELNIVEAEKGNATVEHLKANGLGKIPAFIGEDGFALSECIAIAIYITSQNEKTTLLGKTKQDYASILKWMSFFNSEILPSLIAWFGPLKGDAPYNKKNVDDASKASLKAFSVVEEHLIRNTFLVGERITLADLFAAGIAVRGFQYFFDKQWREENPAVTRWFETVRAQPIFAEVAEKVELLETPALTNTPPKKPEQPKKEAKKEAKKEAAPAAEAAPAADEAPAAPKAKHPLEALGRPSFPLDEWKRQYSNIKDHNEAMKYFWDNLNFEEYSIWKVDYKYNEELTLTFMSNNLIGGFNNRLEGSRKYIFGCAAVYGENNDSVIQGAFVIRGQEHVPAFDVAPDWESYNFEKLDPTNPEHRQFVEDAWGWEKPITVNGKEYKLADGKVFK; translated from the exons ATGGCTTTCGGAACTCTCTTCACCCGCGAG AACAACTGCCGTTCTACCGCCATCCGCGCGGTCGCTAAGGCCAACGACATCGAGCTCAACATCgttgaggccgagaaggGCAACGCTACTGTTGAGCACCTCAAGGCCAACGGTCTCGGCAAGATCCCTGCCTTCATTGGCGAGGATGGTTTCGCTCTCTCTGAGTGtattgccattgccatttACA TCACCTCCCAGAACGAGAAGACCACTCTTCTCGGCAAGACCAAGCAGGA CTATGCTTCCATTCTGAAGTGGAtgtccttcttcaactccgAGATCCTTCCCAGCCTCATCGCTTGGTTCGGTCCCCTCAAGGGCGACGCTCCCtacaacaagaagaacgtCGATGATGCCTCCAAGGCTTCTCTGAAGGCTTTTTCCGTTGTCGAGGAGCACCTCATCCGCAACACCTTCCTTGTTGGCGAGCGCATCACCCTTGCCGACCTCTTCGCTGCTGGCATCGCTGTCCGTGGCTTCCAGTACTTCTTCGACAAGCAGTGGCGCGAGGAGAACCCCGCCGTCACTCGATGGTTTGAGACTGTCCGCGCTCAGCCCATCTTCGCCGAGGTTGCTGAGAAGGTCGAGCTCCTCGAGACTCCCGCTCTCACTAACACTCCCCCCAAGAAGCCTGagcagcccaagaaggaggccaagaaggaggctaaGAAGGAAGCTGCCCCCGCCGCTGAGgctgctcctgctgctgACGAGGCTCCTGCTGCCCCCAAGGCCAAGCACcctcttgaggctctcgGCCGCCCCTCTTTCCCTCTCGATGAGTGGAAGCGCCAGTactccaacatcaaggacCACAACGAGGCCATGAAGTACTTCTGGGACAACCTGAACTTCGAGGAGTACTCCATCTGGAAGGTTGACTACAAGTACAACGAGGAGCTTACCCTCACCTTCATGTCCAACAACCTGATTGGTGGCTTCAACAACCGTCTTGAGGGTTCCCGCAAGTACATCTTCGGATGTGCGGCCGTCTACGGCGAGAACAACGACTCCGTCATCCAGGGTGCTTTCGTCATCCGAGGCCAGGAGCACGTTCCCGCCTTCGATGTCGCCCCCGACTGGGAGAGCTACAActtcgagaagctcgacCCCACTAACCCCGAGCACCGACAGTTCGTCGAGGATGCCTGGGGCTGGGAGAAGCCTATCACCGTCAACGGCAAGGAGTACAAGCTTGCCGACGGCAAGGTCTTCAAATAA